In Dyadobacter sp. NIV53, a single window of DNA contains:
- the ftsY gene encoding signal recognition particle-docking protein FtsY yields the protein MSIFGFFSKEKKETLDKGLEKTKDNFFGKLARAVVGKTTIDEDVLDELEDILVSSDVGVETTVKVIKRIEERVARDKYATTAELDIILREEIAALLTENKSVDIIDSFETEHLPKPYVIMVVGVNGVGKTTTIGKLAHQFNQRGHKVVLGAADTFRAAAVEQLKLWGKRVNVPVIDHGMNTDPSAVAYDALKKGMETGADVIIIDTAGRLHTKVNLMNELSKIKRVMQKIIPDSPHEVLLVLDGSTGQNAVIQAREFTKVTEITALAITKLDGTAKGGVVIGISDEFKIPVKYIGVGEKMDDLQVFDREEFVDSLFKKIG from the coding sequence ATGAGCATATTTGGTTTTTTTTCAAAAGAGAAAAAAGAAACATTAGATAAAGGACTGGAAAAAACAAAGGATAATTTCTTTGGAAAACTGGCTCGTGCAGTAGTTGGGAAAACTACTATTGATGAAGACGTTCTGGACGAACTGGAAGATATACTGGTAAGTTCGGATGTTGGTGTAGAGACAACTGTTAAAGTTATCAAACGTATTGAGGAACGTGTTGCGCGTGATAAATATGCTACCACTGCCGAACTGGACATTATCCTTCGTGAAGAAATTGCAGCTTTACTAACTGAAAATAAATCTGTTGACATAATTGACAGCTTTGAAACCGAACATCTTCCGAAGCCTTACGTCATCATGGTTGTAGGCGTGAACGGAGTCGGGAAAACCACAACTATTGGAAAACTGGCACATCAGTTCAATCAGCGCGGACATAAAGTTGTATTAGGTGCTGCCGATACATTCCGTGCTGCTGCTGTTGAGCAATTAAAGCTTTGGGGAAAAAGAGTAAATGTGCCTGTTATTGATCATGGCATGAATACTGACCCTTCTGCTGTGGCTTATGATGCTTTGAAAAAAGGCATGGAAACCGGTGCTGACGTGATAATTATAGATACTGCCGGAAGGTTGCATACGAAAGTAAACCTGATGAACGAACTTTCCAAAATCAAACGGGTAATGCAAAAAATTATTCCGGATTCCCCTCACGAAGTTCTGCTTGTATTGGATGGAAGTACAGGCCAGAATGCTGTGATTCAGGCTCGTGAGTTTACGAAAGTAACCGAAATTACTGCACTTGCCATTACCAAACTGGATGGAACTGCAAAGGGCGGAGTTGTGATCGGCATTTCTGACGAATTTAAAATCCCTGTAAAATACATTGGTGTAGGAGAAAAAATGGATGATTTGCAGGTTTTTGACCGGGAGGAGTTTGTGGATTCATTGTTCAAAAAAATCGGATAA
- a CDS encoding DUF4295 domain-containing protein, with the protein MAKKVVATLKKEGGKAFAKVIKAVKSPKTGAYTFKEEIVPLDGVQAALKN; encoded by the coding sequence ATGGCAAAGAAAGTAGTTGCTACCCTGAAAAAAGAAGGCGGTAAAGCTTTTGCTAAAGTAATTAAAGCTGTAAAATCTCCTAAAACAGGAGCTTATACCTTTAAAGAAGAAATCGTACCTCTTGACGGCGTTCAGGCTGCGTTAAAAAACTAA
- the rimO gene encoding 30S ribosomal protein S12 methylthiotransferase RimO has translation MKTKGIVKNKVNIVTLGCSKNLVDSEVLYTQLKGNGFDVAHESKKDNSQIVVINTCGFIDNAKEESINTILRYADAKAAGIVDKVYVTGCLSHRYKDELSVEIPSVDAWFGTNELPRLLKTLKADYKHELVGERLLTTPTHYAYMKIAEGCDRPCSFCAIPIMRGGHVSRSIEDLVKEAKSLARRGTKELILIAQDLTYYGLDIYKKRNLSDLLAQLSDVEGIEWIRLQYAYPAGFPMDVLDVMKERSNICKYLDMPLQSGSTEILKSMRRGITREKTEALIETIREKIPEITLRTTLIVGHPGETEALFDETYEFVEKMRFDRLGAFQYSHEDNTHSYSMEDDIPAEIKQERADAIMELQQGISYELNQQKIGNTYKVLFDRKEGGHFIGRTQSDSPEVDNEVLVPVQQYVGLGDFAQIKITNAEEFDLYGEVVI, from the coding sequence ATGAAAACCAAAGGCATAGTTAAAAATAAAGTAAATATTGTTACACTGGGATGCTCCAAAAACCTGGTAGATTCGGAAGTTCTTTATACACAATTGAAAGGAAACGGATTTGATGTAGCACATGAATCCAAAAAAGATAATTCCCAGATTGTTGTGATCAATACCTGCGGTTTTATTGATAATGCTAAAGAAGAATCGATTAATACAATTCTGCGTTACGCAGACGCAAAAGCAGCGGGGATTGTTGATAAAGTATATGTAACAGGCTGTTTATCTCATCGTTACAAAGATGAGCTTTCTGTTGAAATTCCTTCCGTTGATGCATGGTTCGGAACAAATGAACTTCCACGACTGCTTAAAACACTCAAAGCAGATTACAAACATGAACTGGTTGGCGAGCGTTTGCTCACTACTCCCACGCATTATGCTTATATGAAAATTGCGGAGGGCTGTGACCGTCCCTGTAGCTTTTGTGCTATACCTATTATGCGTGGCGGACATGTATCCCGTTCTATCGAGGACTTGGTAAAAGAGGCAAAATCACTGGCCAGACGCGGCACTAAGGAACTTATACTGATTGCACAGGATCTTACTTATTACGGCCTTGATATTTATAAAAAGAGAAATTTATCAGATTTGCTTGCACAACTTTCTGATGTAGAAGGTATTGAATGGATCAGGCTGCAATATGCTTATCCGGCAGGCTTCCCAATGGATGTGTTGGATGTTATGAAAGAGCGCAGTAATATTTGTAAATATCTGGATATGCCGCTGCAATCCGGATCAACTGAAATCCTGAAATCTATGCGCAGGGGAATTACACGCGAAAAGACAGAAGCACTGATTGAAACAATCCGCGAAAAAATTCCTGAAATTACTTTGCGTACTACCCTTATCGTAGGCCATCCCGGAGAAACTGAAGCACTTTTTGACGAAACTTATGAATTTGTAGAAAAAATGCGTTTTGACCGTTTGGGAGCATTTCAATATTCACACGAAGACAACACGCATTCCTATTCAATGGAGGATGATATTCCTGCTGAGATAAAACAGGAACGTGCAGATGCAATCATGGAATTACAGCAAGGAATTTCATATGAATTGAATCAACAGAAAATTGGAAATACGTATAAAGTTCTTTTCGATCGTAAAGAAGGAGGACATTTTATTGGACGTACCCAAAGTGATTCACCGGAAGTAGATAACGAAGTACTGGTGCCGGTGCAGCAATATGTAGGATTAGGGGATTTTGCGCAGATAAAGATTACGAATGCTGAAGAATTCGATTTGTACGGAGAGGTTGTGATTTAA
- the lhgO gene encoding L-2-hydroxyglutarate oxidase produces the protein MYDIIIIGGGIVGLATALRIKEERPSLKLLLLEKENEVAKHQTGHNSGVIHSGLYYKPGSLKATNCIRGYQMLLDFCDRENVPYDLCGKVVVATNEEQKPLLRNLYERGMQNGLVKNRMISGGELREIEPHVKGLEGIWVPYTGIIDYKAVSEKYAECIQKLDGEIRFGEKVIDIKNRNTHSEVVSASGKIFETRLIVNCAGLYSDKVAQLTQPENIKVRIIPFRGEYYKIRPEKHHLVKNLIYPVPDPNFPFLGVHFTRMIEGGVEAGPNAVFAFQREGYKKTDINFPELFEALAWPGFRKVAAKYWKTGMGEYYRSFSKAAFTKALQELIPEIQSEDLVSGGAGVRAQACDYDGGLLDDFSIIENKGAINICNAPSPAATSSLSIGQTVSERVLARI, from the coding sequence ATGTACGATATCATAATCATCGGCGGCGGAATTGTAGGCCTGGCCACAGCTCTCCGTATCAAAGAAGAAAGGCCTTCCTTAAAACTTCTGCTGCTTGAAAAGGAAAATGAAGTAGCAAAACACCAGACTGGGCATAATAGCGGCGTTATTCATTCGGGGCTGTATTACAAGCCGGGTAGCCTGAAAGCAACAAATTGTATCCGTGGTTATCAGATGCTGCTTGATTTTTGCGATCGTGAAAATGTTCCGTACGATTTATGCGGTAAAGTAGTGGTTGCAACCAATGAAGAGCAAAAGCCATTACTCCGCAATCTTTATGAGCGAGGAATGCAAAATGGCCTGGTAAAGAACAGAATGATCTCTGGCGGGGAACTTCGCGAAATTGAGCCGCACGTAAAAGGGCTTGAAGGAATCTGGGTACCATATACGGGTATTATTGATTACAAAGCGGTATCCGAAAAATATGCAGAGTGCATTCAAAAACTGGATGGTGAGATACGGTTTGGCGAAAAAGTAATTGATATTAAAAACCGGAATACACATTCCGAGGTAGTTTCCGCAAGTGGTAAAATATTTGAAACACGCCTGATTGTGAATTGTGCCGGGTTATATTCTGATAAAGTCGCTCAGCTTACACAGCCGGAAAATATCAAAGTCCGTATTATTCCTTTTCGCGGAGAATATTATAAAATTCGTCCGGAGAAACATCATCTGGTAAAAAATCTCATTTACCCCGTTCCTGACCCTAATTTCCCATTTCTTGGCGTTCATTTTACACGCATGATAGAAGGTGGTGTAGAAGCAGGGCCTAATGCTGTATTTGCATTTCAGCGTGAAGGTTATAAAAAAACAGACATCAATTTCCCTGAATTATTTGAGGCTCTTGCCTGGCCGGGTTTCAGGAAGGTTGCCGCCAAATACTGGAAAACCGGAATGGGGGAATATTACCGTTCATTTTCGAAAGCAGCTTTTACCAAAGCTTTACAGGAACTGATCCCTGAAATACAAAGTGAAGATCTGGTTTCTGGTGGTGCCGGAGTACGTGCTCAGGCTTGCGACTATGACGGAGGCTTGCTTGATGATTTTTCAATTATAGAAAACAAAGGAGCGATCAACATTTGCAATGCACCTTCACCTGCTGCTACTTCTTCGCTCTCTATCGGGCAAACAGTTTCAGAAAGAGTATTGGCAAGAATTTGA
- a CDS encoding O-methyltransferase, whose amino-acid sequence MTEEINQYFPKAHAEVDEATKTSGFTMASDTLTCSLLRTLAASKPSGKFLELGTGTGLSTSWILDGMDESSSLVSIDNEAQFLQIAEKFLGNDNRLTLIETDGAQWVEDNIEEKFDYIFADTWHGKYLLLDEVLAMLNKGGLYIIDDMLPQPNWPDGHQEKAIKLISDLEAHEDLTLTKQVWATGIVIAVKK is encoded by the coding sequence ATGACTGAAGAAATAAACCAGTATTTCCCGAAAGCTCACGCTGAGGTTGATGAAGCGACTAAAACATCCGGTTTTACAATGGCGTCAGATACACTGACCTGTTCTTTACTCCGCACACTGGCGGCTTCAAAACCATCAGGCAAATTTCTTGAACTCGGAACAGGGACGGGATTATCTACTTCGTGGATACTGGATGGAATGGATGAATCTTCGTCATTGGTTTCAATTGACAATGAGGCACAGTTTCTGCAAATCGCTGAAAAATTCCTGGGAAACGACAACCGGCTGACTTTAATTGAAACAGATGGTGCTCAATGGGTTGAAGATAATATAGAAGAAAAATTCGATTATATTTTTGCAGATACCTGGCATGGGAAGTACCTTCTTTTAGACGAAGTACTGGCTATGCTGAATAAGGGCGGATTATATATTATCGACGATATGCTGCCTCAGCCCAACTGGCCGGACGGGCATCAGGAAAAAGCAATTAAACTAATCAGTGACCTGGAAGCACATGAAGATTTAACACTGACTAAACAGGTTTGGGCGACAGGAATTGTAATTGCTGTGAAAAAATGA
- a CDS encoding anhydro-N-acetylmuramic acid kinase — protein sequence MKKYIERLSQISDQRTRRIIGLMSGTSLDGLDIALCNIEGSGVKTVLKLEHFVTVPYKDDFREEIRKIFAKQQIDFQQLCVLNPYIGNEHGRMILDCLEEWNILPENIDLIASHGQTVFHAPKKQHKLSKFSNSTLQIGDGDHIAVKTGIITISDFRQKHIAAGGEGAPLAVYGDHFMFSKIGENRILLNMGGIANFTFLPGNGDISAIFTTDTGPGNTLIDAYTRRFFKKPYDENGEIASKGAVNLKLLDALKSLPFFAASFPKTTGPEVFNFDYVEDAIHKSGLTSVSRQDIIATLTRLSADSICDAIRRAIDQNESYTIYASGGGAHNSVLMEFIRQQLSASSVKLIDELGVPGDAKEAVLFAVLANETVAGTSSAFGEREGVPGVSMGKVSFPG from the coding sequence ATGAAAAAGTATATCGAACGACTAAGTCAAATCTCTGACCAAAGGACAAGACGAATTATTGGACTGATGTCAGGAACATCACTGGACGGACTTGACATAGCACTTTGTAATATTGAAGGCAGCGGCGTAAAAACAGTTTTAAAATTAGAACATTTTGTAACAGTTCCTTACAAAGATGATTTTCGTGAAGAAATCCGAAAAATCTTTGCAAAGCAGCAAATTGACTTCCAGCAACTCTGTGTACTGAATCCTTATATTGGAAATGAGCACGGCAGAATGATTCTTGATTGTTTGGAAGAATGGAATATACTTCCCGAAAATATCGATCTAATTGCGAGTCACGGGCAAACCGTATTTCATGCGCCTAAAAAACAGCATAAACTGAGCAAATTTTCAAATTCAACGCTTCAGATAGGAGACGGAGACCATATTGCCGTTAAAACAGGCATTATTACTATAAGTGATTTCAGGCAAAAACATATTGCCGCTGGTGGTGAGGGAGCACCATTGGCTGTATACGGAGATCATTTTATGTTTTCTAAAATTGGAGAAAACAGGATTTTATTAAACATGGGTGGCATTGCAAATTTCACATTTCTGCCTGGAAATGGAGATATATCCGCCATATTCACAACAGACACTGGTCCTGGAAATACGCTGATTGACGCATACACACGGCGTTTTTTCAAAAAACCTTATGATGAAAATGGAGAAATCGCTTCGAAAGGCGCTGTGAACCTAAAATTGTTAGATGCTTTAAAATCTCTTCCATTTTTTGCAGCCTCCTTTCCCAAAACTACCGGTCCGGAAGTTTTCAATTTTGACTATGTGGAAGACGCCATTCATAAATCCGGACTGACCTCTGTTTCCAGACAGGATATCATTGCAACGTTAACACGCTTAAGTGCTGATTCTATTTGTGATGCAATTCGCCGCGCAATTGATCAGAACGAATCTTATACAATTTATGCGAGTGGCGGTGGCGCACATAATTCGGTGCTGATGGAATTTATCCGTCAGCAGCTTTCTGCATCTTCGGTAAAATTGATTGACGAACTCGGTGTACCGGGAGACGCCAAGGAAGCTGTTCTTTTTGCTGTACTGGCAAATGAAACCGTAGCCGGAACGTCCTCGGCCTTTGGTGAAAGAGAAGGTGTACCGGGCGTTTCTATGGGAAAGGTTTCTTTTCCGGGGTAA
- a CDS encoding SIS domain-containing protein, with translation MKLIKNIQSIAKEVILKQASAIQNLVERIDDEFEKCVQVILNSGARVVVSGIGKSAIVGQKIVATLNSTGTPALFMHAGDAIHGDLGMIQDNDVVMVISKSGDTPEIKVLVPLLKRTGVKIIAMVSNKDSYLGRNSHFILHAYAPNEADPLNLAPTTSTSVAMVLGDALAICLLEARGFTHQDFAKYHPGGSLGKRLYLKVCDIYPNNALPAVPETATLQEVILEITSKRLGATSVVKASGKMAGIITDGDLRRMLNQHAGVTLLHLKASDIMTVNPISVGSEEYAVKALEIMQSRSITQVVVVENDEIVGFVHLHDLLREGLV, from the coding sequence TTGAAATTAATAAAAAATATTCAGTCCATAGCAAAAGAAGTAATACTGAAGCAGGCCTCAGCCATACAAAATCTTGTAGAAAGGATTGACGATGAATTTGAAAAGTGCGTACAAGTGATTCTAAATTCAGGGGCGCGTGTTGTTGTTTCAGGAATCGGAAAAAGTGCAATAGTCGGACAAAAAATTGTTGCAACCCTTAATTCCACAGGTACACCGGCATTGTTCATGCATGCTGGTGATGCTATACACGGTGATTTGGGAATGATACAGGATAATGATGTGGTGATGGTCATTTCCAAAAGCGGCGATACGCCAGAAATTAAAGTCCTGGTTCCGCTTTTGAAGCGAACAGGTGTGAAAATCATTGCTATGGTCAGTAATAAGGATTCATATCTGGGCCGGAATTCGCATTTTATTTTACATGCTTACGCACCCAATGAAGCAGATCCTTTAAACCTCGCCCCAACTACCAGCACTTCTGTTGCAATGGTGCTGGGCGACGCGCTTGCAATATGCCTGCTGGAAGCAAGAGGTTTTACACATCAGGATTTCGCCAAATACCACCCCGGCGGTTCATTAGGAAAACGGCTCTATTTGAAGGTGTGCGATATATACCCGAACAATGCATTACCTGCTGTTCCTGAAACGGCCACATTACAGGAAGTTATACTGGAAATTACTTCAAAAAGGCTGGGTGCTACATCGGTTGTAAAAGCTTCCGGAAAAATGGCTGGAATTATTACTGACGGAGATCTTCGTCGTATGCTGAACCAGCACGCCGGTGTCACGCTTCTGCACCTGAAAGCCAGTGATATCATGACTGTAAATCCTATCTCGGTCGGATCGGAGGAATATGCAGTTAAAGCACTGGAAATTATGCAGTCACGCAGTATTACGCAGGTTGTGGTTGTGGAAAATGATGAAATCGTAGGCTTCGTTCACCTGCACGATTTGCTCCGGGAAGGGTTGGTTTAA
- the purD gene encoding phosphoribosylamine--glycine ligase: MNILILGSGGREHAFAWKLAQSQLCDRLYIAPGNAGTASVGTNIPISYNDFEAVAETIIKNDIELVIVGPEEPLVNGIVDYIESRSDLSKIKIIGPNKAGAQLEGSKDYSKNFMQKHGIPTASSRTFTIEDLAIGLEYLETLPLPIVLKADGLAAGKGVIIAEKHKDAEQAFTEMLVDGKFGSAGSKVVVEQFLKGIELSVFVLCDGENYKILPEAKDYKRIGENDTGLNTGGMGAVSPVIFADANFLRKVEEKVVKPTLRGLKSEGIKYVGFIFIGLMNIKGEPFVIEYNVRMGDPETEVVLPRIQSDFAMLMAATAKGNLNDFDLKISPQVAVTTVLVAGGYPGEYEKGKVISGSDKTEDVHVYHAGTTFNGNAETVTNGGRVMALTGVANSLENAVRKSQRAAQVIQYDGKYFRHDIGMDLIRYND, translated from the coding sequence ATGAATATACTTATTTTAGGTTCGGGAGGTAGAGAGCACGCTTTTGCCTGGAAACTTGCCCAAAGCCAACTTTGTGATCGTTTATATATAGCTCCGGGAAATGCAGGAACAGCTTCTGTTGGCACTAATATCCCTATTTCGTATAACGATTTTGAGGCAGTAGCCGAAACAATTATTAAAAATGATATTGAACTCGTTATCGTTGGGCCGGAAGAACCCCTGGTAAATGGAATTGTAGATTATATTGAATCGCGTTCAGACCTTTCTAAAATTAAAATAATAGGCCCGAATAAAGCTGGCGCACAACTGGAAGGAAGTAAAGACTATTCTAAAAATTTCATGCAAAAACATGGAATTCCAACTGCATCTTCCAGAACATTTACAATTGAAGATCTGGCAATAGGACTTGAATATCTTGAAACACTCCCTTTGCCGATTGTATTGAAAGCTGATGGCCTTGCGGCTGGTAAAGGAGTAATTATTGCAGAAAAACATAAAGATGCCGAACAGGCTTTTACAGAAATGCTTGTTGATGGAAAATTTGGATCGGCTGGCAGCAAAGTTGTAGTAGAGCAGTTTTTGAAAGGAATTGAATTATCCGTATTTGTTCTTTGCGATGGTGAAAACTACAAAATATTGCCGGAAGCCAAAGATTACAAACGGATCGGAGAAAATGATACCGGCCTGAATACAGGTGGAATGGGTGCTGTGTCGCCTGTGATCTTTGCAGATGCAAACTTCTTGCGAAAAGTAGAGGAAAAGGTTGTAAAACCTACATTACGCGGCCTGAAAAGCGAAGGAATTAAATACGTAGGATTTATATTTATCGGGTTGATGAATATAAAAGGTGAGCCATTTGTAATTGAATATAACGTACGCATGGGAGATCCGGAAACAGAAGTGGTTTTGCCACGTATCCAGTCGGACTTTGCTATGCTTATGGCTGCAACTGCAAAAGGAAACCTGAATGATTTTGACCTGAAAATTTCTCCGCAGGTGGCTGTAACTACTGTTTTGGTAGCAGGCGGTTACCCGGGAGAATATGAAAAAGGAAAAGTAATTTCAGGAAGTGATAAAACTGAGGACGTGCATGTATATCATGCAGGCACTACTTTTAATGGAAATGCTGAGACTGTGACGAATGGAGGAAGGGTAATGGCTTTAACAGGTGTTGCCAATTCTCTCGAAAATGCTGTTCGTAAATCCCAGCGTGCTGCGCAGGTAATACAATACGACGGTAAATATTTTCGACACGATATCGGTATGGATTTAATTCGTTATAACGATTGA
- a CDS encoding DUF4293 domain-containing protein, translated as MLQRVQTIFLAITIIGMGVFLSFPIWSKISAAGVEKADLTAISLTHQINAVQSEVQPVYYLIILAILVALVSAYAIFSFRNRILQSALCAVNSILMTVMIGLVIYFTFYKTAKLFDPELPGDYEIGFYGLVASMLANVFANRFIRKDEKKVQQSNRFR; from the coding sequence ATGTTACAAAGAGTACAAACCATATTTTTAGCCATAACAATCATCGGGATGGGCGTTTTCCTTTCTTTTCCGATATGGAGTAAAATTTCAGCTGCGGGTGTAGAAAAAGCTGATTTGACAGCCATTTCACTGACACATCAGATCAACGCTGTGCAGTCCGAAGTACAGCCGGTATACTATCTGATCATTCTTGCTATATTGGTCGCTCTGGTATCTGCTTATGCTATATTCAGCTTCCGCAACCGTATACTTCAATCTGCTTTGTGTGCAGTAAATTCTATTTTGATGACTGTCATGATTGGATTGGTTATTTATTTTACGTTTTACAAAACGGCCAAACTTTTTGATCCCGAACTACCTGGTGATTATGAAATTGGATTTTATGGCCTCGTAGCATCTATGCTGGCAAATGTATTTGCAAACCGTTTTATACGAAAAGACGAAAAAAAGGTGCAGCAATCCAACCGGTTCCGATAG
- the rpmG gene encoding 50S ribosomal protein L33, which translates to MAKKGNRVQVILECTEQKTSGVPGMSRYVTTKNRKNTPGRMELKKFNSFLRRYTLHKEIK; encoded by the coding sequence ATGGCTAAGAAAGGTAATAGAGTACAGGTTATATTAGAGTGCACTGAACAAAAAACCAGCGGTGTACCGGGTATGTCACGTTATGTGACTACAAAAAATCGTAAGAATACGCCTGGCCGTATGGAATTGAAAAAATTCAATTCATTCTTAAGACGTTATACTCTTCATAAAGAGATAAAATAG
- the recQ gene encoding DNA helicase RecQ has translation MVKKVDTVVLDTLKERLKEIFGYSQFRGEQEVIIQNILLGKNTFVIMPTGAGKSLCYQLPALVSDGLTIVISPLIALMKNQVDQMTAFGINAQFLNSTLNKAEITRVKSDALDGSLKLLYIAPESLTKEDNLDFLKKVKIAFVAIDEAHCISEWGHDFRPEYRRIYGIIENIGNLPIIALTATATPKVQQDIRKNLQMEEAETFKSSFNRKNLYYEIRPKKDTKKQLIKYVRNNKGKSGIVYCLSRKTVEEVAELLKVNDVKALPYHAGLDSHTRMSNQDAFLNEECDVIVATIAFGMGIDKPDVRFVIHYDVPKSLEGYYQETGRAGRDGLEGNCLMFYSYEDIQKLEKFNKDKTVTERDNARHLLMEMVAYSTLGVCRRRQLLSYFGEYLDKDCGFCDNCLKPTEKTKVQDEVILILRSVLLTEQRFDGEHIADLIMATDNQYVRSYEHDKLDVFGKGLELNESREYWISAIRQLVIFNYLEKDIENYGVLKIGEKGLNYINDPYPVTLHKDHNFEEEEVKEEDDKDGANGTGSAHAYDEALLGMLKALRKKVAKEKNLPPFVIFQDPSLEEMATTYPTTQQEMAQINGVGMGKVQKFGKQFIDLITRYVEENDIETAKDVVIKSTVNKSKIKIFIIQQVDRKVSLDEIAEVKNLALADVIEEVEHICYSGTKLNLDYYINQVIDRERQQDIYDYFMTAENDNIAAALDEFSSDEISEEELRLVRIKFLSELAN, from the coding sequence ATGGTAAAGAAGGTTGATACTGTCGTATTAGACACGTTAAAAGAAAGACTGAAAGAGATATTTGGATATAGTCAATTCCGGGGAGAGCAAGAGGTTATTATTCAAAATATCCTGCTTGGTAAAAATACTTTTGTGATCATGCCAACAGGCGCAGGAAAATCGCTCTGTTATCAGTTGCCCGCTCTTGTCAGCGACGGACTGACAATCGTAATTTCTCCGCTGATTGCCCTGATGAAAAATCAGGTAGACCAAATGACTGCTTTTGGTATTAATGCACAATTTTTGAACTCTACTCTTAATAAAGCTGAGATAACACGTGTAAAAAGTGATGCTCTGGACGGCAGCCTGAAATTACTTTACATTGCTCCTGAGTCGTTAACAAAAGAAGATAATCTTGATTTTTTAAAGAAAGTTAAAATTGCCTTTGTAGCCATTGATGAAGCACACTGTATTTCTGAATGGGGCCATGATTTTCGTCCTGAATATCGCCGGATTTATGGTATTATAGAAAATATAGGGAATCTTCCGATCATTGCGCTTACTGCTACTGCTACACCGAAAGTACAGCAGGATATTCGTAAAAATCTTCAGATGGAAGAAGCAGAGACCTTCAAGTCTTCTTTTAACCGCAAAAATCTCTACTACGAAATACGCCCTAAAAAGGATACTAAAAAGCAGCTCATTAAATACGTTCGGAACAACAAGGGCAAGTCGGGAATTGTTTATTGTCTGAGCCGTAAAACAGTTGAAGAAGTTGCTGAATTGCTGAAAGTCAATGATGTAAAAGCACTACCCTATCACGCCGGGCTGGACAGCCATACAAGAATGTCCAATCAGGATGCTTTTCTGAATGAGGAATGTGATGTGATCGTTGCGACCATTGCTTTTGGAATGGGTATTGACAAGCCCGATGTTCGTTTTGTGATCCATTATGATGTTCCTAAGTCTTTGGAAGGATATTATCAGGAAACAGGCCGGGCCGGGCGAGACGGACTGGAAGGTAACTGTCTGATGTTTTACAGTTATGAGGACATTCAGAAACTGGAAAAATTCAATAAGGACAAAACCGTTACTGAACGCGACAATGCCCGCCATCTTCTGATGGAAATGGTTGCCTATTCTACCCTTGGAGTTTGCCGGCGCCGTCAGTTACTGAGCTATTTTGGTGAATATCTGGATAAAGACTGCGGGTTCTGTGACAATTGTTTAAAACCTACTGAAAAAACCAAAGTACAGGATGAAGTTATTCTGATCCTGCGTTCAGTATTACTTACTGAGCAGCGTTTCGATGGCGAGCACATTGCCGATTTAATTATGGCTACTGATAACCAATATGTTAGAAGCTATGAGCATGATAAACTGGATGTGTTTGGAAAAGGCCTCGAACTAAATGAATCCCGTGAATATTGGATTTCCGCCATTCGCCAGTTGGTTATTTTCAATTATCTTGAAAAAGATATAGAGAATTACGGAGTCCTGAAAATCGGGGAAAAAGGGCTTAATTATATCAATGATCCGTATCCGGTTACGCTTCACAAAGATCATAATTTTGAAGAAGAGGAAGTAAAAGAAGAAGACGATAAGGATGGTGCCAACGGAACAGGAAGCGCACATGCTTATGATGAAGCACTGCTTGGAATGCTTAAAGCACTCCGGAAAAAAGTAGCCAAAGAAAAGAATTTACCGCCATTTGTTATTTTCCAGGATCCTTCACTGGAAGAAATGGCAACAACCTATCCTACTACCCAGCAGGAAATGGCACAGATTAATGGTGTCGGGATGGGAAAAGTTCAGAAATTTGGAAAACAGTTTATTGATCTAATCACCCGTTATGTCGAAGAAAACGATATTGAAACGGCAAAGGATGTAGTCATAAAGTCTACTGTTAATAAATCCAAGATTAAAATTTTCATCATCCAGCAGGTCGACCGGAAAGTAAGCCTGGATGAAATTGCAGAAGTTAAAAACCTGGCTTTGGCCGATGTTATTGAAGAAGTAGAACATATTTGTTACTCCGGTACAAAACTTAACCTTGATTATTATATCAATCAGGTAATAGACCGTGAAAGGCAACAAGATATCTATGATTATTTCATGACTGCGGAAAATGACAATATTGCAGCTGCACTGGACGAGTTTTCCAGTGACGAAATAAGCGAAGAAGAGTTGAGATTAGTGCGGATCAAGTTTTTATCGGAGTTGGCAAACTAA